A region of the Myxococcus guangdongensis genome:
TAGCTCTCCTGTCCGGAGGTGACGGCGCCGTAGGGGCGAATCATCAACGGGTCGTGAGGGACCTCCTTGTCGTACTGGCCCAGGTAGCCGGTGAGCACCAGCCGGTCGAGCCCTGGGAGCGACTCGACGCCCACCTCCAGGCTCCCTCCGGAGCCCCGGTAGGCATCGTGGCTCCGGTTCAGGGAGCGCGGCCCCACCCGCCCCGTGACGGGGTCGTCCACGGGGACGGTGATTCGGTAGTCGTTCCGGGCCCGGTCATGGAACCCCGCGGCGCGAAGGAAGACATGCTCGCCCGCCCGCCACGTCGCCCGGCCGGTGCCACGGTAGCTGCCGAAGGAGCCCGCCTGCAGTGACAGCGACGCCCCCGTCTGGGCCGCCGCCAGGTCCGAGCGCAGGTGGATGGCCCCGCCCAGCGCGTCCGTCGCGAGCCGCACCGGGACGACGCCGTTGAAGACCTCCATCTGCCGGATGAGGGAGACCGGGACGCTCCCGAGCCCGTAGACATAGGGCGAGTACTCGATGGGCACGCCGTCGAGCAGGACGCGCACCTGGTCGCCGGAGAGGCCCCCCAGCGACAGCTGCGTCCGGCTTCCCAGTCCGCCCGTCCGCTGGACCTGCACGGCGGAGGCGCGCGTCAGCACCTCCGCGAGGTCCTCCGCGCGCGCATGGGCCTTCTCCAGCTCCACGACATCCACCGCCTCCGAGCCACGCACCAGCACGCGGGCCTCGGTCGCCTTGCCCCGGACAATCGACGTGAACGCGGGCGACTTCGACTCGGCGGAGGGCTCCGCGGGCGCCTCGGCCTCGGGTGCCTCGTCCACGGTCGCGGGCGTCTCGGCGACCTCCTGGGGTGCGGACTCGGGAGGCCGGGTGAGGACGAAGTGGTGGATGAACTCGAACTGGCAGGCGACGGGGGTGCCGTCCTGCATCGCGGGCGTGAAGCGCGCCTTCGCCAGCGCGTCCACGGCCGCCTCGTCGAGCCCATGGCCGAGCCCCTCGACGACCTGCGCGCGCGTGACGCGGCCCTCCTCGTCCAGGGTCAGCAACAGCTTCACCGCGCCCTCGACCTTCGTGGCCAGGGCCTCGGGCGGATAGACGGCCTCCGGCTTGGACACGAGCACCGGCGGGACGACGCCGCTGGACGGCGCGGGCGCGGCGACAGCGGCCCCCGAGGGATCACCCGCCTCCTGGGCTCGCGCCTCCCCCACCGACAGCAGGGACAGGAGCACGAGCGCGGAGAACGAAGAGGTCGGCGCGAGGGCGCCACGCCAGCGACGAGGTGTAGGCATGTTCACGGGGTGCGGGTGGGGGCTCCAGGGTGATTTCGATATTGAATCTCATATTCATTATTGACACGCCTCCCGTGTCCTATCAGCGGTGGCGGTGAAGGGTCAATCGGGGAGGACGTCCCGGGTGGGGGCAGGGCGCGACGTGGAGACCTGCGCTACTGGGAGGGATAGGGACCGGACCTCCGAACACGCAATCCTTGCGCGCGGGCGCCTCGAGGCCGCATCGAGCCGCACTTCCCGCGGGAGGGCTCCGCGCAAGGGAACCCGGGAGGTGTCCGGTGGTGGACTTCGTGCCCCGTCGTTTCCCGGGCAATCCCTACCCAGCCACGACAGGCCCGGACCCCTCAAAGACAATCCAGACAACCCCACCACCCACCCCCGCGGAAGCGCTCAGCGGACCTGGAGGACGTCTCATCATGAGGACCCGTCTCAACTGCCTTTCTCGCGAATTCATCGAGAATCCCCACGCTCACCTGGCGGAGCTCCGACGCCAGGGCCCCCTCGTGCAGGTGGACCCGGGTGGCATGTGGGCCGTCACCCGCTACGACGAAGCCCAACACGTGCTCAAGTCGCCGCAGC
Encoded here:
- the mxcH gene encoding TonB-dependent siderophore myxochelin receptor MxcH, whose product is MPTPRRWRGALAPTSSFSALVLLSLLSVGEARAQEAGDPSGAAVAAPAPSSGVVPPVLVSKPEAVYPPEALATKVEGAVKLLLTLDEEGRVTRAQVVEGLGHGLDEAAVDALAKARFTPAMQDGTPVACQFEFIHHFVLTRPPESAPQEVAETPATVDEAPEAEAPAEPSAESKSPAFTSIVRGKATEARVLVRGSEAVDVVELEKAHARAEDLAEVLTRASAVQVQRTGGLGSRTQLSLGGLSGDQVRVLLDGVPIEYSPYVYGLGSVPVSLIRQMEVFNGVVPVRLATDALGGAIHLRSDLAAAQTGASLSLQAGSFGSYRGTGRATWRAGEHVFLRAAGFHDRARNDYRITVPVDDPVTGRVGPRSLNRSHDAYRGSGGSLEVGVESLPGLDRLVLTGYLGQYDKEVPHDPLMIRPYGAVTSGQESYGVGLRYEVSAHERLKVLAIAGYNQRIGELYDVSNCLYDWYGVCRGTQARAGEIASSPLENTQKRRALFGRVRLLGTLFDAEDLELSLGADDSERTGQNAYLTRLGQEDPLRIPLGLTSGFGGLSHRQTAWEGRLENTLFVKGYVQRFDSGTNARLSETRWAGGFGDTLRFSLTRWLLLKASYERATRMPRVEELFGDGGLLAENTALAPESSHNANLGVELLSWVTPVGRFGANASAGLRDIENLIQLFPGDTTQAYENVDHARSVCAHAGVDWDAPGDWVGLTGAVTWLHFKNLAREGQFARFHGDRMPNMPWLQASGTARFQVSRLLSRDDALVLEWTTRVVGSFDRSWQSVGQGGAKAGVDTQVLHSTALTYRARHERRAYSFSFNLHNLTDAAAFDLVGVQRPGRALSARLTVDL